A region from the Patagioenas fasciata isolate bPatFas1 chromosome 27, bPatFas1.hap1, whole genome shotgun sequence genome encodes:
- the LOC136113230 gene encoding procathepsin L-like isoform X1 translates to MPGAMSPRLGLLLALLGCTAALDPALEAAWEGWKSLHAKEYPGEIEAARREVWEKNLRRIQQHNWEESQGQHQFRLEMNHYGDLTDEEFNQLLNGFAPAQQEEPALLFQASAAVKTPAEVDWRAKGYVTPVKNQGHCGSCWAFSATGALEGLVFKWAGKPAVLSEQNLIDCSRKLGNNGCHGGYMTRAFQYVRDNGGLNSEHVYPYMATDTSSCRYNPRDRAANCSAIWLVAQGNETALEQAVATVGPVSVAVDASGFHFHFYKSGVFSSALCSQRVNHGMLAVGYGTSQDNGHNVSYWILKNSWSELWGERGYLRLLKGAHNQCGVANQASFPSL, encoded by the exons ATG CCGGGTGCCATGTCCCcacggctggggctgctgctggcgctgctgggcTGCACCGCGGCGCTGGACCCTGCGCTGGAGGCGGCCTGGGAAGGGTGGAAGAGCCTCCACGCCAAGGAGTACCCAGGG GAGATCGAGGCTGCCCGGAGGGAGGTTTGGGAGAAGAACCTGCGGCGCATCCAGCAGCACAACTGGGAGGAGTCGCAGGGGCAGCACCAGTTCCGTCTGGAAATGAACCACTATGGGGACCTG ACAGACGAGGAGTTCAACCAGCTCCTGAACGGCTTCGCGCCAGCGCAGCAGGAGGAGCCAGCGCTGCTCTTCCAGGCATCGGCGGCCGTGAAGACCCCGGCAGAGGTGGATTGGAGAGCCAAGGGCTACGTGACACCCGTAAAGAACCAG gGGCACTGCGGGTCGTGCTGGGCGTTCAGCGCCACGGGGGCGTTGGAGGGGCTGGTGTTCAAGTGGGCAGGGAAGCCGGCGGTGCTGAGCGAGCAGAACCTCATCGACTGCTCCCGCAAGCTGGGCAACAACGGCTGCCATGGCGGCTACATGACCCGCGCCTTCCAGTACGTGCGGGACAATGGCGGCTTGAACTCGGAGCACGTCTACCCCTACATGGCCACG GACACCTCCAGCTGCCGATACAACCCGCGGGATAGGGCGGCCAACTGCTCGGCCATCTGGCTGGTGGCCCAGGGCAATGAGACGGCGCTGGAGCAGGCGGTGGCGACCGTGGGCCCTGTGTCTGTGGCGGTGGACGCCAGCGGCTTCCATTTCCACTTCTACAAGTCAG GCGTCTTCAGCAGCGCGCTCTGCAGCCAGCGGGTGAACCACGGCATGTTGGCCGTGGGCTACGGCACCAGCCAGGACAACGGGCACAACGTCAGCTACTGGATCCTGAAGAACAG ctggtCGGAGCTGTGGGGCGAGCGGGGCTACCTGCGCCTGCTGAAGGGAGCCCACAACCAGTGCGGGGTGGCCAACCAGGCCAGCTTCCCCTCGCTGTGA
- the MYDGF gene encoding LOW QUALITY PROTEIN: myeloid-derived growth factor (The sequence of the model RefSeq protein was modified relative to this genomic sequence to represent the inferred CDS: inserted 2 bases in 1 codon) — protein MAARAPAARVDPARPPXGQGFLSKMAAPSGRSGRRLWAALLPAALLCLAARAAEESSTAEFDVRPGGEVHSFSRSLGDYTCTFTYSAQGGTNEQWQMNIGVSEDNLLFSCSVWRPQGKSYLFFTQFKAEVKGAKIEHAMAYSQAAAGGQSDVPLKQEEFEITETTVSHREGKFRFELSKLMIVAKTPRDEL, from the exons ATGGCCGCCCGGGCGCCAGCCGCACGCGTTGACCCCGCCCGCCCACC TGGCCAGGGCTTCCTttccaagatggcggcgcccagCGGGAGGAGCGGCCGGCGGCTGTGGGCCGCGCTGCTGCCCGCCGCCCTGCTGTGCCTGGCGGCCCGGGCGGCGGAGGAATCGAGCACGGCCGAGTTCGACGTGCGGCCCGGCGGGGAGGTTCATTCCTTCTCCCGGAGCCTG GGGGATTACACCTGCACCTTCACATACTCAGCTCAGGGCGGAACCAACGAG CAATGGCAGATGAACATTGGAGTCAGCGAGGACAAcctgctcttctcctgctccGTCTGGAG GCCCCAAGGGAAGTCGTATCTCTTCTTCACCCAGTTTAAAGCTGAAGTGAAAGGAGCCAAGATAGAGCACGCCATGGCTTAT TCTCAAGCTGCAGCGGGTGGACAAAGCGACGTCCCCTTAAAACAGGAAGAATTTGAAATCACCGAAACAACAG TCTCTCACAGGGAAGGCAAGTTCCGTTTCGAACTGTCCAAACTCATGATCGTAGCAAAAACGCCCCGTGACGAGCTGTGA
- the LOC136113230 gene encoding procathepsin L-like isoform X2 — protein MSPRLGLLLALLGCTAALDPALEAAWEGWKSLHAKEYPGEIEAARREVWEKNLRRIQQHNWEESQGQHQFRLEMNHYGDLTDEEFNQLLNGFAPAQQEEPALLFQASAAVKTPAEVDWRAKGYVTPVKNQGHCGSCWAFSATGALEGLVFKWAGKPAVLSEQNLIDCSRKLGNNGCHGGYMTRAFQYVRDNGGLNSEHVYPYMATDTSSCRYNPRDRAANCSAIWLVAQGNETALEQAVATVGPVSVAVDASGFHFHFYKSGVFSSALCSQRVNHGMLAVGYGTSQDNGHNVSYWILKNSWSELWGERGYLRLLKGAHNQCGVANQASFPSL, from the exons ATGTCCCcacggctggggctgctgctggcgctgctgggcTGCACCGCGGCGCTGGACCCTGCGCTGGAGGCGGCCTGGGAAGGGTGGAAGAGCCTCCACGCCAAGGAGTACCCAGGG GAGATCGAGGCTGCCCGGAGGGAGGTTTGGGAGAAGAACCTGCGGCGCATCCAGCAGCACAACTGGGAGGAGTCGCAGGGGCAGCACCAGTTCCGTCTGGAAATGAACCACTATGGGGACCTG ACAGACGAGGAGTTCAACCAGCTCCTGAACGGCTTCGCGCCAGCGCAGCAGGAGGAGCCAGCGCTGCTCTTCCAGGCATCGGCGGCCGTGAAGACCCCGGCAGAGGTGGATTGGAGAGCCAAGGGCTACGTGACACCCGTAAAGAACCAG gGGCACTGCGGGTCGTGCTGGGCGTTCAGCGCCACGGGGGCGTTGGAGGGGCTGGTGTTCAAGTGGGCAGGGAAGCCGGCGGTGCTGAGCGAGCAGAACCTCATCGACTGCTCCCGCAAGCTGGGCAACAACGGCTGCCATGGCGGCTACATGACCCGCGCCTTCCAGTACGTGCGGGACAATGGCGGCTTGAACTCGGAGCACGTCTACCCCTACATGGCCACG GACACCTCCAGCTGCCGATACAACCCGCGGGATAGGGCGGCCAACTGCTCGGCCATCTGGCTGGTGGCCCAGGGCAATGAGACGGCGCTGGAGCAGGCGGTGGCGACCGTGGGCCCTGTGTCTGTGGCGGTGGACGCCAGCGGCTTCCATTTCCACTTCTACAAGTCAG GCGTCTTCAGCAGCGCGCTCTGCAGCCAGCGGGTGAACCACGGCATGTTGGCCGTGGGCTACGGCACCAGCCAGGACAACGGGCACAACGTCAGCTACTGGATCCTGAAGAACAG ctggtCGGAGCTGTGGGGCGAGCGGGGCTACCTGCGCCTGCTGAAGGGAGCCCACAACCAGTGCGGGGTGGCCAACCAGGCCAGCTTCCCCTCGCTGTGA
- the TNFAIP8L1 gene encoding tumor necrosis factor alpha-induced protein 8-like protein 1, translating to MDTFSTKNLALQAQKKLLSKMATKSIANVFIDDTSSEILDELYRATKEYTHNRKEAQKIIKNLIKIVMKLGVLYRNGQFSPEELLVMERFRKKVHTLAMTAVSFHQIDFTFDRRVMSGVLTECRDLLHQAVNGHLTAKSHSRINHVFNHFADYEFLSALYGPSEPYRTHLKRICDGVNKMLEEDNI from the coding sequence ATGGACACCTTCAGCACCAAGAACCTGGCCCTGCAGGCCCAGAAGAAGCTCTTGAGCAAGATGGCAACCAAGAGCATAGCCAACGTCTTCATCGATGACACCAGCAGCGAGATCTTGGATGAGCTCTACCGGGCCACCAAGGAGTACACCCACAACCGCAAAGAGGCCCAGAAGATCATCAAAAACCTCATCAAGATCGTCATGAAGTTGGGCGTGCTCTACCGCAACGGGCAGTTCAGCCCCGAGGAGCTGCTGGTGATGGAGCGTTTCCGCAAGAAGGTCCATACCTTGGCCATGACGGCCGTCAGCTTCCACCAGATAGACTTCACCTTCGACCGCAGGGTCATGTCGGGTGTCCTCACGGAGTGCCGGGACCTGCTGCACCAGGCTGTCAATGGCCACCTGACGGCCAAGTCCCACTCCCGCATCAACCACGTCTTCAACCACTTTGCGGACTACGAGTTCCTCTCAGCTCTCTATGGGCCGTCCGAGCCTTACCGCACCCACCTGAAGAGGATCTGCGATGGGGTTAACAAGATGCTGGAGGAGGACAACATCTGA